Genomic segment of Apostichopus japonicus isolate 1M-3 chromosome 8, ASM3797524v1, whole genome shotgun sequence:
CTTACCGCCCTTCTTCGCACTTACCGTTATAAGCAGGATCGGGGAATAAAATTATCTCACCTAACGTCCATGGTTACCAGCGACACCTGATataaaaacgctagatttgccaaaataaaaccccagaaaacgctaGATATCATTTTTGACTAActtcttttcttatgtattgttttcaataattcgTTGCACTGATTCATATGATAGGTACTCTAGTGATCAGTTTTAATAACAAGTTGTAACAGTTTATCATAATCcggaaataaagaaaattatcTGTGGGTTTAACAAACGGACCGATTCGGGCCTAATAAAAAACCGTGAATACAGTTTACACAGTATTGTAGTGTAAATTGCACGAAAACCTATAAATAGATTTTATAGGGTCAGTGCTAACTGGTAATTtggtctcgaaagaaaactagAACTTATTTTGTTAATTACCAATTTTGGGCGAAAAGCGATAGACTCTGCCAAATCTGAATAACAAAACGTTCGCTAGAAAAGTTTTAACAAAATACCGCTATGATCTAGTGTAACCAGATgtaaaatgcattgaggtttcgatgacttcattgcactaggCATTTGCTTGTTAGTAACCAGAACTAGTATTGGTATGAAGTGGTATAAACTAGATTTTCGGGTACATTGACCAGAAAGTGGGGATAAAGGTaatttttcagctttttacagGTTTGCAATATGTGTAAGTCGTCaatgtatattgttttgttctATGCTTGTGTAATGTGAACACTCACTAACACAGAAATAAATATGTGGAAAAGTAAGTGGGCCCGACATTTCGATCCTGGCAGGcacttcttcagaggctgaatgacaagtaacagaaaataaaagggacaaaatacaagcacagaatacagataggtcaatgagcagggtgaacacaaaggAGATTGATGTAAGAGGATAAATTGACAAAgggtggagagaagaaagaaaagaaaccaacagaggaagaggagaggtataTGAGCTAGATAAACTGTAGAATGACAAAGACAGGAAAGTGTAGAAAAAAGATGTGGAAGAGAGGGGTGACAGAGGGGAACAATGGGGGATGGAGGGGCAGAAGgaaggttagtcatgtccttcatgaatgttgagcccatgaggttgaatgggcCGAAGGcattgcatccacagcctctctctgctgggccgtactaggtcaggacgtaTACCTATAAGGATGCCATACCACACCTGCTGACAACAATACGCTTTGCATCTATTTGGAGGGTCGCTGGCGCCATCTTGTCACACCTAAACAATGACTCTCGCAAACGGTGCCTACGTTATAGTACGTAACGAGGTTTTGATGAAATCCTGATCTTATCGTcaaatatctttcattttcacatatAGAAACACTTGATGCACCAGATGAGCTCGAATTACAACTCCCGGGTATTTAGCCACTGTTTACAGAGTTGTTCTTACTGGTTGAAGAAAATCCTATAGCATGTTCTTAAATGTTGTACAATCTTACGTTATAGACTCTTAATTAGATACATTGCCAAATGCCCAGCCGTCTATATCGTCTATTactttagtttagtagaaaaaaagggaTCAGGAGTGACATTCAAGTTGCCACCAAGGACCTTataggagagggaaaaaactgaagataCAAAGAagcagacccgattacaatgctcaAAGTGTTTGTCCAAATCATTCTGAAACTCATTCACTTGCACTACTGGCAAGTACAATTTTCTCAGGCAAAACCGTTACACTCATTCACAACCAGCTATTAGCACCAAAAAAAGGTAAttccgaatattaatcctactttgtaacttctgaagtttaagacaatgacctctggagCAACTACAATTAGCAACATGCAAATGTCAGACCAAAATGTTGGGGAGACGGCTTTACAGAAATATTTGAGCCCCTATAGGGAGCAGGTACTCCGAGTTGGAGGGCACCAACAATATTGATGGAGGGGCACCAATAACAAAAGAAGGGCCACAATAATCATGTGCTGTTACTTTACTTGTGAAGTATTTCATGATTGTGAGATGTTATGATTCGCTGTCCATTCCGCATACATATACCGTTAGACGTGTCTCACAATTctgtatattttttaattttaagatTTTCTTAGAATCTGGAAAATAACTTGGGCACTGAATTGCCTAACGTTAAAAGATTCTACACAAAGTAGCAGTGTAGGTTGACGCATTTGGGTGAGCAGTTGATCTTCAATTTGCTGCAAGCGACTAGCCCGTGGCTTCTATGTATTAACTTCTGTGCTTAACCACTGATCTCGTCATCATTTAGAGATCAGTATTACGATCGTTGCCGCCGTCTACCAAGTATAATGCATACGCAATTAAAATCCCCACTGACTTATACactaaatcataaaaataatgttGTCTCTAAGTGtcaagttctcactagctaaacacTACCCACCACGATATGGTGCGACAATTACACAAAGAAATGAGGTTTGATGCTGTATTAGTAACGAATAAACCCGGCAAAGATACAATACATAAATATCTTAATGACATAACAAGCTCAGTAGTAGAGCACACTTGAAAACTCattgcagattttttttccctatgagagcctgaagttcTCGTCACTTGTAAACGAAACTCTTTCAGTAGTAAGCGATTTTCGTTCGCTCCTCCTGGGAGGACTCAAGTGGTTCAAAATTTGCCACAATTGACCCAATGTTTgtaccacatgtacttccattcattctcttcaacatccaagccacaaaaccagatcctgattgataacataccAAGAAAGGTGTGCCCCGGCTGCATTTGGCACTTTTCCCGAAGGAGAACGCTcaggcggattgatatagaccctaataggagtatgccaccttaagtaacagatgattttttttcttaaaaaaatccAAACTGAAACTTTTTGTAGTCTTCGCAATGTAAACAACACCagaaatttttgcattttcgGTCCGTTAAGATGTATATTTAGAGATTTCAATATGCAGTGTGTAATACACAAATGGGCCATATTGTGTACACAGTAACCAGGTCTAAGTCTGCAAAAACACTTCCAGTCACCTATTTTGATACACCTTACTATGATGAACCTAATTCTGCAGCTTACTGTTGAACAGAACTTTTCCTGGAAAAAATGGCACAAGCTTTAACCATGTGCAAATAATGACGGTTTTGTTGAAAGTTGTGATAGCATAAGTgacactgtatatatacagaaatGTGATTCACTGTAGTTGATAGAATAACTTCATACTAAAAGATGTAGGCAGTACATGTATGCAACCAACAGTATTGGCATCAATTATGCTAGAAAGCCAAGAAATGGTCACTCATTCTCAATCTTAAACACTCATTTTAGAATTTTACTGGAACCATCATAGCATTCTTTTCAAACTGAGACATGTTAATTGTCTAAACGGACAAACTCTAATATCTGGCAATAATTTTGAAAAGTTGGAATCTTCAGGAAAGTAAACTTTCAGCAATTTTCGCATGATACAAAAGTTTGGCCAATATTGAAAACCTGTAGAGAAAAGTAAGGCAATGTTTAAAAGAGACCACAATAGGAACATGATATGAGAATACTAGGAGCCCTTTACACTGTAAACTTGTGTGTTgctgacaaccccccccccccccaataaaaaggGTTTTGGTTTCCTCGATTTTCAAAGTCCTAAATAAGCCTGATTGACAACGAAAATGTAATTATCATGTTTTGAAAAACTGCTACATaatcaaactttaaaaataaaatcatacaAGAATATTTTAAAGCAATTATAGAGTATCTAATTTGAATACAAGATTGgagaggggtgggaggaggggaggggcaaATATTGACATAGAAAAAAACTTAACAAGTGAGAACTGACTATTGTCAATGAAGGTCAAGTAGAAGTTTTAATGATTAAAATCATAGATCTGATGCAAAGCTTATACAGGTAAACTACCAAACATTGTTTATACTCACAAAACCAGCAAGTGTCTTTAATGTAGCAATTTACTTTATAAAAGAATAACTTAGTCAGAATTTTTCGTTTTTATACATATAACCCAACATAacagaaagaacaaaaacaaatgagtggttAGTTTTTTTCTATATCTATtctttttttcaagatattcaccaataaaatatggtaaatttCTGAACTGCTGCTTTTAGGTTAAATAAATGATGACGTGAATTCCTCAGAGCAGGACTAAAGGTTAACGTTAATCCAATGTCTGATCAACTATAGTAACTCGGCCCAAAACATGAACAACAGAGCACCATTGGGTGACACTCAACACCATTCGTAGGTAACAAAGTTGTAATGCATCATAACTATATCAGTTATTTGTGGCCACAAAAATATCATGTTTGCCAATTGACTTTTGTGTTGCATCTCAAGGAACTGACCTTATCGTACACATGTTAGCCTAAGAAGTCAGccactttaaagggtgtgaagactcgcgcaaaagaaacgtctaatgccggtaatttgacctagtttcaaatgaggtgtaacagaagtgttagacacccccatcgatcccagaaaatacacacacagcttgctaccgtcggtaattagacactagtgtacagtcggTACAtatagctgcggtcaatacccacagcacagtatacaaacaatacagcgatggacatctcaggtccagctatagacaacaattaaggtatcacgtttcattactgtatgcattttgtagcgacacaaacaaaacgtcaaagttaactttttcagatggccgcacacggtttggggcgagtcttcaatgcctttactTGATGAACTTCAATGTCTAAAGGATCATTTTCTCGAACATTAAAAATGGTATAGAAGTACAACCTGGACTCACAGCATTAACAGCCTCCAAATTGTGCCTGAAGTCATCCTTTAAAACAGTCTGCCAGAAATTACTGATCCAATGAATTCAAGACGTTAGGAATTAGGCTGACTGCAGTCTGATCAAGCTCCTGAGACTCTCCAGCTGTAACTAACGCTACGTTTATCTGACTATgaattttgtgtaaaatatcaTCTTCTGAGATATTCTTAAGGCATTTCTCTAGCTCCTTAAGCTTTTTCAAGACTTCTTTTTGAAGCGAGTGTTCACTATTACCTTCATCATTTTGTAGAACATGTTGTAAGGAAGCTCTTGTTTCTCCACCTTCCTGCGATACGACTACCGAGGATGAGTCTTCAATTAGGGTGGCACCTCCTTCGTTGGCCAtctgtattgtatgtatgtgttcaCACCCTGAATAACCCAACAAGAAGTCAAAGCAACAACAAGAGTACATGTGGACACATACTCCACAGACTTCACATCGTGACTTGCAGTGACAGGTCCCGGGAACTTTCCTTACAAGGAAGTTGACAGAGTGATCGGAAGAAGATGAGACGCTCCATTCTCCATCTCCTATGGTGAAGTGATCGCTGTGAATCGCAGCAGACCTTGAATGATGAGATTTCATCTCTCTGGCTGTCTGGTTACCCTTACCCTTCTTTGGGTGTCTGGCAAAATGGCTTGCCGATATATCCCATGAAACTTTCAACAGAGCAAGCAACAGGTCTGCTGTTTTTAGATATTGCAAACTTTGTAACATGACATTTCTGATAGCTTCATAGAGGGCTCCATCCAGGTGATTCTCGTAAGACAGCCCCTTGCGGAAGCAAAGGGCCCAATGGGAACACCTGTCTCCTTGCAGGTAATTTTTACTGAAGTAACATTTAAATTCAGAGGATGCCTCCCCAAGGAATGCCATGAATTCTTGTAAAATTTTCCGAAAGTGAATTTCATCGCCTTCGTACTGCAATGCCTTGAGGTAGGCATAGACGATCAATTGGTTTTCCCTGTCAGGAatgtaaatttttaaattgcTCCTCCAGTCTTCATCCACGTGCCACGAGCAGTCGAGTTTCCTCCACGGTTTAGAAAACGTGTCGGCCCAAACGTGGTACAAAGCGCTACTGAGATTGGTAACAAAGAGGTCTGTTTCTATATTACCACACTTTGCTCTCAGAGCCTCCAAGAAGGGTCGGAAAAGTCTGTCTTCTTGGACACTTCCGAGCAGCCAACATACTGGTATGACATCATTGCTATCCTTATCAACGACTAGCAGGGTCATTAAGAAAGATTCGTTGCCTTGGCTAATGTGAGAACAAATCATCTTATTAGCATGTTTTTTGAGCAGTTCTCTCTgaaattgtgtttgtattcctATTACAAAGTCCTCGCTGCTCATCTCATATTCAACGTCTCCTTCCGGTTTGTAAATGAGGACCGGATTATCTTTTCTGCTCCTCAGCTCTGTCACCATTCTAGTCAGTACATCTCTCTCTAGCTGATCCTTTGGTATGTGTTTCTGCTTGAGATACGCTAGACTTTCTGGAAGGTGCCTTGTGGCAGGAACCAAACCCGTAGCCTTGGCGTATATTTCACTCACCGCGGTATCGACGTCGGCGCCGCTAGAATGCCACTTTTTGATTACGTCGCTGATGTCCTGGGGAAGGAGGGACAGATCTAATTTTGTGATATGTCCGATATGATCCAATGAATACTCTACTGTCACCTGACCAGTATTTCTGTCCTGCTTCTTCCTCATGTAAGCACAACATTTACCTTCAATTTTGGCGGCACGTCTCGAAGTTCTTATTCCTTTCCCTTTGGAGAAGCCAGACTTATTACAGTAATAGTATCTGGTCGTATGGTTCTCGTAGACTTTCTTCCCGTTGGACAATACAAACCAAGAGCCGCACAACTTCTCCGTTTGCTTTTTCCATTCTTCAAAGTCTCTCTTGGAAGCAAACTCCTTGCAGAGAACCCTCAGTTTCTTTCCATGAGCTTTGTTGTAGTGTACTAATAATTCCTTCAAGGTTTTGCAACTGAAAATGAGAAGAGATTTAAATCAATCACTTCTTCAATGTAGGAATTTTACAAGTACATGATTGCAAAACAAAACCTCTGTGAAAGTTTGTTCAGGTTGTATTTGATCAACTGGACTGAAAGAAACAATGAACTGAGTGTTTAAATTTGACATAGTTTGATTTTACTACTTTAGTAGCAACCAACTATGATATGCCTCTATTGAAGACAAGAAGTTACATTTCCATTTTACTTACTTTGAATGGATAGGGATAGAAAATTTAACTATCAATATACGTGTTATACAGGTCCCCATTGGTTAACATCTAAGACAGTGTAGTTCTTATCTGTGATTCATTGAAGAAGGGATGTATAGTACTTACTAGATAGTTAACGTTTATTTATTGGGGGAAAGGTTTGACCCAATGGAaaaggggtgggagaggggtgggaggCTTCAAACGCCTTGCAGGTCCTCCAATTACTTTTTCTATACATGAAGGTATCTCTACGTAATTTCTCTTACATTTTAAACAACAACCTGGTGGTCAGCATTGGGTTTCAGAATAATGTTGAAATTTGGTTACACTTGAAGGTTGAGGTGAAATCCTTGAAAGCAAGTTTAATCTTAAAGATATGAATTTCTAAATTTTATGAAGAGTTATGCATATCTGGCCACAGCAGATAGAGTTACATCATCTTGGTGAATGAGTTGGAAATGTTTTCCGCTCTTTATAATGCAAAACGTTccgagaaagaagaagaaaagaacattCCTGAAAGGTTATATAGCACTTTGAAAAAGCTTTGAAGTCAGTGTACACTGACAGCTAAGGGAACATTCCACTTTAACCAGATCAACCAAATATCATACAAGAGAAATGAAGCTTCTCAAAACATTACTGACCACCTAATTGTGATCCATTTCACTGAGTATTAAAGGGTTTATCTAGCGAGAAATATGTTGCCTTCACGTGGCATTTCCCCTAGCAACGTAGAATAGTCTTCCCTATAAGTGTTACATCATAGGCCACTGGAATGAAGCTTTAATTAAGATGCTTTCAGAACCAAGTTCCTTCAATGGATGATGAGTCTAATTCAAGGTTTACAAGGTTGAAAGTACAAGAAAAAAGTCATGAAAGTCAgcattcaatatttcttttaacagcACCACCTCTTGTTTGAAACACCTGTAACCTACATACAATTAAATAGAACgaagggttcttgtactcaatatggcagaTGATGAGATCCACATACCATGATTGAAAGTACAGTGTTTACAAAAGACACATATATacccccacatacacacactattACCATCACAAACATTCCTtttgcctttggcaaggaatcgaAATGTTTATGCAGTATTATGCAAGAAGTATGCAGTATGTAACACCTTGATGTACAATTTTGATGTCTGTGTTGTATAAAGGATAGAGACCTACCAGAAAGCATCGCACTCATCGCAGGACACACGTTCAGCAGTTTTTCCTTCCTGTGGTTCATGAGAATGGAACCTTCTCTTATGTTTCCATAACGCTTGCCTAGTTGTGGTCTTTGTGCTGCATCTTAAGCAAGCAAAGCTCCTCTCCCtgcttttctttgttttcatctcCTTCTCTCGGTTGCCGTGGAGAGTATCCTCAACTGACACTGGGGCATCTCTGCTCTTGGAATGGACTCCTTGTGGCACGCCTATGGTCTGGCTTATTATGGACGACAATGGAATGCTGACAACGTTAGAACTTGCAGTCGGTTTGGGGAGCAGTATTCGCTTCTTTTGTGAATCCCGCAGAGGAAAGGCTAAAGAAACAGTTTGCAGATTTGATGGAAGGGACAATCCTGataaaaaaacagagaaaaacaaaGCTGGAAACTTATGCTTGGCACAGACTGTGATAAGTCCTGTAAAGCAACGTGCTATAGATTTGATATCAGCATGAAACGATGAGCAAATCGCTGCCTTTGTAGCAAATTTATCCCAATTTTActgcaaatttcaaaatttgaaagcaaAGCTTCTGAGGTAGCTAGCTTTCTCTCCACTGCCAGGATTCTAACAGACCAACAAACCATACTACATGTGGTCTCTGCTATAACTATTCTACCCGGCTTGCAGTACTTAGATCAGTACTCAAAGTCTAGTACAATTTTCTGTACACCACACAACTAGAGCTCggtgaaagaagaaataatgTACTAGTGCCTCGTTAATACTCTGTCACATTAATCATACTCATATTTTCGGCCTTGTTATCATTTCTTTTTACTCCCACACCAATGTATTTTCCTTGTTATAATTATCTTAAGTGAGCTGTGTTATAAGTGTGTATGTAGGTATGTGAATCCTGATGGATTGGTCGAGTACGCAATACAATAGAGCGGGCTGGGGTTTGTTTACAATTAATGTTGTGAATGTGTATTATAATTATATCCCGATATAAAAAGCTGATCAAGTAAGGATGATCTTGCTGCATACAGTATATCAGCACTTGCACATAAATTCACAATAACATGTCTGCAAAATGCTCATGTTCATATCAACATGTATCAAACCACTAGAATGTTTAATACAATCAATTGAGTTTCTTGACAGCATTTCACTTCCCGATACCCACAATATTCACTCAATTTAATACTTAGAGCAATAGTCTCTACAAACTCTATGATTATTTTATCTCACGGTACCCAAGAAAGTAGCGGATTATTATTCTCAGTAGATATGGATTATTCATAGTAAAAGCTTCAGGCCCCAATTCTTCCATGCgaagtaggctaggctacatACATCGTTATGCAATGCAACACACCAATTGTCTTTAAGAATGATACTAAGCAGAATTTTGATTCTGTCATGTTACAGGCCTACCAATATTATCAACACAAATTTGTGCTGTTCATCTGTCTATATCTGTTTTAACTGTTGGATTTACGACATTCACCATTAAACTAGATGTTTAAAGATTACTTTAGAGACaaacttaattttaatatgatgtaGACAGCTTCTAgcagtccaggttgtatttcgAAACCACTTTTTTTTGGGAGAAATGATCCTTTAAATTTAAATAGTGGCTGCATTAGTTAGTCTATACACACAGCATTAGCTCAgatcctcagatgcaacacaaaactaaATGGGAACCCATAAGAGTTTCTTCAAATGGCCTGaaacaacattttacaataCGTTACAAATTGGTCCGGGACCAATGGTGTTGAAAGTCATCCGATGGCGCTCTGTTCACACAAGTTACAAGAACATGTTCTCCAAGAGTTTTGTTACATGATTTATAAACAATGGATTTAAtattcgagtcactccaagattaatgtatgttgtccagttacagagttgttgacaattgacaagtcataatcatggacgttaaatatgaatgtaagagactgactttggtcagcttgcggctttgataagccattgtggcttcttcgcgagttcctgctagcaggaggatctaaaatacatacaatacatacatattgaacATTTAGGCCAGCACTGAGGTGCCATAGTCATCTTCAATGTACCATTAGGGACGGAGGGGTTTCAGGCGATACAGCATAACCTAGCTATcgaattgtttttatttcttggaCTATGTCATCCTTTAAGGTCATTGATACTCCTTTTAATGCTGAGATGATGATCACATTAACTCCTCACATAATTCATCCCAATGACCCTATATCAAAATAATTGCTTTGCTTCACACAAAGATCAACAGAAATTCAAAAGTCATGTGATTATGTTGAAAACTTCAGAGCTTCCAGAATAACTTAAAACTATGCCATGTTGCATCTTTGCCCATAACATATTTTCAACTCTAGGTGAGCACTTTTATTTCCTTAGTGTTTAATCACACAATAATTTTATTACCGTATCTTATAGCTTTCTAAAGGACTAACCTTTCAGAGTCTTTGTTGTATTATGAAGAGCATTCTTGGCCACAATTTTACGTTTCTTTCCACTGCCATCTGACACTGTTGACAGAAACAGAATGAATAGCAATTGTGCTGATTAAGCTTCTGAGTCTCAAACCTTCAAAAATGACAACAAGATTCAAATAAATTTTGGCAATGTCATCTGTTTCAAATTGTTGTCAAACTGTTGTCAAGAATACAACTAACAAGACGCAAACAAGTCTGCTAACCGCTTCACCGAACTTTTGCTCCATTAACAAGAATTTACCCGGTTTCCCTATCGCTGCTCACTTTAACCCTCCCTTGCATGTAATATCAGTCATTTTTCGGTCACAGCAGCTATGGATTGCAGAGGTTCTAATTATGAACGTCTTGTTGCAGAGAATAGGCTGATTTGCTCCTTGGGTGCCTTCTtccctaatatatatatatatatatatatatatatatatatatatatttatatatatatatatatatatatatatatatatatatatatatatatatatatatatatatatatatatatatatatatataagcaaacTCAAAGCCTCTGACAGAAACATAATAACTAACATACTTCAAGATCAAGTATGTCTACCTGACAAGAGTAAATGTTACCTTGCATAACAAAAGCACTCGCTTTAAGTATGCATTACAATATCCTATTGTATGGCAGTTATGCGACATATCTTCAAACTTACCTGCTTGACCAGAGACTTCCCCTGTGGTGGTTGTGTCTTTGCTAACAGTCTGTGATGAGACTCCAGGCACAATAACATCTCTATGATCTGATACAGAAGCCAGTGCATTCGCCTTCTCTGTTGTAGGCACAGAAGCCAATGCACTAGCCTTCTCTGTTGTAGGTACACTAGCCTTCTCTTTTGTAGGTACAAACTTTCTATCTGTGGTTGAAGAGTCTAATCCTTCGTTATTCTGACTTCTTAAATCTCTCAAAGCTTCCACTGCTACAGTGATTTCATTTTCTGCAGGAAATGAGAACGATACTTCTCTAAACAAGTTGCTTTGGCATTCGTCAACAAAACAGCAAAGATACCTTGCACAAGCTATAAAGGAAAAGTTAGGCAACTGAACGTATCATGTTAATTTAGTCCACCCAAATCGCACCATAGAAGATGAAAATCAAATGGAGAACTGATGTTGCATTTTGTGGGACAAACTTTTCCACTTTGGGTTATATGGTATATATTAGACTTGGTAATAGAAACAGCCATATGATTCTGGTTACAAACATCTCTTAGACAGATTCAGTAATATTCAATTATATTTGAGGTATGATGACATAGCTTGCCCAGTGTGACAAAGAGTTATGATTCAATACAAGATGCCCACCTCAAATGTTTATTCcaaactttgaaaaacaaatccAATGTGAACTGAAAATGTTTTAAGAAGATGGTCACCTGTAAGAAGTGGAAGCAACAAGCCATTCAATTTTCCTGACATGTTTATGTGATTGCTTACTGTGATTAAAACATTACTGCTTTTAAGGCTGACTGTTATTGTAATATATACTTCACACAGCTATACACACAGTCCAATGGCTATTTGAAGAAGGATAAAACTGTACCTTCCTGTGGCTCCATTTGTGTGCTGCATTctgtaataaaacaaaacaacagaatAATCTGTGCATTAAATCTAGTTTTCCAGGCATATAACATTTAAGCATCCCTTGGAACATGATCATACCGCTTAATAGGCTATAACATTATGCTAGAGCCCGACACTGACAATGAAACATCAACATAGATCTAGGGTGGGTTTGGGAGGGGATGACATCGACAAAATCTGTCACAGACATGACACAACACATCTGATCATGTGACATGTTACAATTGAATAGACTAATCCAAATAGTAGGAAACAATTCTCCATGGAGTCTAACTACCAATGTAGGCTGGGCTTGTGATGTTAAATAATGACAAACAAGTTGCAAAACAGCAGAAGTTCGATGATCTCAAAATACTTAGGCCATTTTGATGTACTTAACAAGCTCTTATATAAGTTTTGAATTGCATTGTGAAGACTGAAAGAAGTTGGAGGGTGAAAAGGTACTGAGAATAATTTGTTGATAGAACTTCAAAAAAACACTCTATGAAAATTGATAAAGTCGGTAGGAATAGGAAAGGAAGGTCAGTGTTTCTAAACATATCCTTAATTTTAACTGTTCTTTACTTTATAGGCAAACTTCATAAACTGCAAGTATTTAAAGTGTTAATGAAGTATACAAGATCAAAATTGAATATTGCTCCTAATTTCTAACCTTTACAAGCAAGTCTCTAGTCTGATTAGCTAAAAGAGGTGCTCCTTTAGAAGGgtagaatatttaaaaatgcAGTTAAGAAATATTTGGGGGATAACTACAGGAGATAGGTCAAATATTGCAATTCAGCAGCAGTGGCTATTGTAATACATCTTTCCTCCAATACGCATCCCCCTCATAAGAATGTTTATATTTCCTCCTGCCCAAAGGTTATCTGTGGGTTCGTTTGATGCAATCTTTCTCATAAATGTTGTGTACTCATGTGAAGAGAGATTATGTTATGGTATAAAGCATTCCAATCACGAGATTCATGCAGTCAGTCAAATGTACAAAACAGTTGT
This window contains:
- the LOC139971202 gene encoding uncharacterized protein, with the protein product MEPQEENEITVAVEALRDLRSQNNEGLDSSTTDRKFVPTKEKASVPTTEKASALASVPTTEKANALASVSDHRDVIVPGVSSQTVSKDTTTTGEVSGQAVSDGSGKKRKIVAKNALHNTTKTLKGLSLPSNLQTVSLAFPLRDSQKKRILLPKPTASSNVVSIPLSSIISQTIGVPQGVHSKSRDAPVSVEDTLHGNREKEMKTKKSRERSFACLRCSTKTTTRQALWKHKRRFHSHEPQEGKTAERVSCDECDAFCCKTLKELLVHYNKAHGKKLRVLCKEFASKRDFEEWKKQTEKLCGSWFVLSNGKKVYENHTTRYYYCNKSGFSKGKGIRTSRRAAKIEGKCCAYMRKKQDRNTGQVTVEYSLDHIGHITKLDLSLLPQDISDVIKKWHSSGADVDTAVSEIYAKATGLVPATRHLPESLAYLKQKHIPKDQLERDVLTRMVTELRSRKDNPVLIYKPEGDVEYEMSSEDFVIGIQTQFQRELLKKHANKMICSHISQGNESFLMTLLVVDKDSNDVIPVCWLLGSVQEDRLFRPFLEALRAKCGNIETDLFVTNLSSALYHVWADTFSKPWRKLDCSWHVDEDWRSNLKIYIPDRENQLIVYAYLKALQYEGDEIHFRKILQEFMAFLGEASSEFKCYFSKNYLQGDRCSHWALCFRKGLSYENHLDGALYEAIRNVMLQSLQYLKTADLLLALLKVSWDISASHFARHPKKGKGNQTAREMKSHHSRSAAIHSDHFTIGDGEWSVSSSSDHSVNFLVRKVPGTCHCKSRCEVCGVCVHMYSCCCFDFLLGYSGCEHIHTIQMANEGGATLIEDSSSVVVSQEGGETRASLQHVLQNDEGNSEHSLQKEVLKKLKELEKCLKNISEDDILHKIHSQINVALVTAGESQELDQTAVSLIPNVLNSLDQ